Proteins encoded in a region of the Qingrenia yutianensis genome:
- a CDS encoding Nif3-like dinuclear metal center hexameric protein has translation MLKVKDIVSYFEKICPFSLCEEWDNTGLLIGDENAGVTRILVCLDVDESVAREAADKKCELIVSHHPVIFHPLKKISANSCEGILIKNGISAVSAHTNLDVANGGLNDYLAEKLGLENTEILVPAGEFDGKTVGYGRFAKLKKPEKLIDIAKKCAEILGAESLRYMGDDDRIIEKIAVNSGGGASMADACFDKNIGLYISGDFKYSNMRDCAQRGLCVIDAGHYETEHIVCEWFKKVLSKKFDAEIIASEKNTNVIKYLH, from the coding sequence ATGCTTAAAGTTAAAGATATAGTTTCGTATTTTGAAAAAATCTGCCCTTTTTCGCTTTGCGAAGAATGGGACAATACGGGACTTTTGATAGGCGACGAAAACGCCGGGGTTACGCGGATTTTGGTGTGTCTTGACGTTGATGAATCTGTCGCACGGGAGGCGGCTGATAAAAAATGCGAACTTATTGTGTCGCACCACCCCGTGATTTTCCATCCGCTCAAAAAAATAAGTGCAAATTCGTGCGAGGGAATACTTATCAAAAACGGGATTTCGGCGGTGAGCGCGCATACAAATCTTGATGTTGCAAACGGCGGTCTTAACGATTATCTTGCCGAAAAACTCGGCTTGGAGAATACCGAAATTCTTGTTCCGGCGGGCGAATTTGACGGCAAAACGGTCGGTTACGGCAGATTTGCAAAACTTAAAAAGCCCGAAAAACTTATAGATATTGCAAAAAAATGCGCCGAAATTCTCGGTGCGGAAAGTCTGCGATATATGGGCGACGATGACCGAATTATCGAAAAAATCGCGGTAAATTCGGGAGGCGGTGCATCTATGGCGGACGCGTGTTTTGACAAAAATATTGGTCTTTATATTTCGGGAGATTTTAAATATTCAAATATGCGTGACTGCGCACAGCGCGGTCTTTGCGTGATTGACGCGGGGCATTATGAAACAGAGCACATTGTGTGCGAGTGGTTTAAAAAAGTTTTAAGCAAGAAATTTGACGCTGAAATTATAGCGAGCGAAAAAAACACGAATGTGATTAAATATTTGCATTAA
- the hemW gene encoding radical SAM family heme chaperone HemW, whose product MDKNFRSVYVHIPFCAKKCRYCAFNSYADKFPLADSYFDAVSRQISALEKDKTDTVYIGGGTPSAVDKKYIVNVLDEIYSHFDVQKNAEITVEANPKSASYETISAYAEKNVNRISIGAQSFNQNELSAIGRIHTAKDVENAVKTAHLCGIDNVNIDIMYAIPHQTRESLAETLKRAVSLDISHISLYGLAVEDGTPLASDVENGVFVPFSDDEYAHQYEYICDFLRENGFVHYEISNFARSENFLSRHNLKYWHGGEYYGIGAGASGYINGERYTNEAKIEDYIASPFAKSDVEKIGKNGRMSEYMILNLRLLQSGIDEEEFREKFGIDMFSVFGEKLDFHLNTTKMLEKKGKKIVLSKEAYYVCNAVMCDFLI is encoded by the coding sequence ATGGATAAAAATTTTAGGTCGGTTTACGTTCATATTCCGTTTTGCGCAAAAAAATGCCGTTACTGCGCATTTAATTCGTATGCGGACAAATTTCCCCTTGCAGACAGCTATTTCGATGCGGTGTCACGGCAAATATCCGCACTTGAAAAAGATAAAACCGACACCGTGTATATCGGAGGAGGCACTCCGTCGGCGGTGGACAAAAAATATATCGTCAATGTATTGGACGAAATTTATTCGCATTTTGACGTGCAGAAAAATGCCGAAATTACGGTTGAGGCAAACCCCAAATCGGCAAGTTACGAAACCATATCGGCATATGCAGAAAAAAACGTCAATCGAATAAGCATAGGCGCGCAGTCGTTTAATCAAAACGAGCTTTCGGCAATCGGCAGAATTCACACCGCAAAAGACGTTGAAAATGCCGTCAAAACCGCACATTTATGCGGAATTGACAACGTGAATATCGACATTATGTACGCAATTCCGCACCAGACAAGGGAAAGTCTTGCGGAAACGCTGAAAAGGGCGGTGTCGCTCGATATTTCGCACATTTCGCTCTACGGCTTGGCGGTTGAGGACGGCACACCGCTCGCAAGCGACGTTGAAAACGGGGTTTTTGTGCCGTTTTCCGACGACGAATATGCGCATCAATACGAGTATATCTGCGATTTTCTGCGCGAAAACGGGTTTGTGCATTACGAAATTTCAAACTTTGCGCGCAGTGAAAACTTTTTGTCGCGCCACAATTTAAAATACTGGCACGGCGGTGAATATTACGGAATAGGCGCCGGTGCGTCGGGATATATAAACGGCGAAAGATACACAAATGAAGCAAAAATTGAGGATTATATCGCCTCGCCTTTTGCAAAATCGGACGTTGAAAAAATCGGCAAAAACGGCAGAATGAGCGAATATATGATACTCAATCTGCGCCTTTTGCAAAGCGGAATTGACGAGGAAGAGTTTAGAGAAAAATTCGGAATTGATATGTTTTCGGTTTTCGGAGAAAAGCTTGACTTTCACCTAAACACAACAAAAATGCTTGAGAAAAAGGGCAAAAAAATTGTGCTTTCAAAGGAAGCGTACTATGTCTGCAACGCGGTGATGTGCGATTTTCTTATTTAA
- the lepA gene encoding translation elongation factor 4, producing MPTNQDNIRNFCIIAHIDHGKSTLADRILEYTGSLTKREMQDQILDNMELEREKGITIKARAVKLLYKAKDGNEYTLNLIDTPGHVDFNYEVSRSLAACEGAVLIVDAAQGVEAQTLANTYLAIDHDLEIVPVINKIDLPSARPDAVKAEIEDVMGLDAEDAPLISAKNGIGIEDVLEAVVTKMPPPSGDENAPLKALIFDSYYDSYKGIIVYVRLRDGKIKPGDKIKFMSTSSCFDVVETGYLSPLGLNPSKSLSAGEVGYIAASIKNVRDARVGDTITLAENGAKEPLPGYKKVNPMVFSGIYPADSAKYPDLRDALEKLQLNDASLTFEPETSLALGFGFRCGFLGLLHMEIIQERLEREYNLDLVTTAPSVIYKITKTDGETLDISNPTNLPPQQEIEYMEEPIVKASIMVPTEFIGNIMELCQERRGIYHDMQYIDDTRVSLNYTLPLNEIIYDFFDALKSRTRGYASFDYELTGYQKSDLVKLDIMLNGSVVDALSFIVHSSKAYSRGRKIAEKLKESIPRQLFEVPIQAAIGNKIIARETVKAMRKDVLAKCYGGDITRKKKLLEKQKEGKKRMRQVGSVEVPQDAFMAVLKID from the coding sequence ATGCCCACAAATCAGGACAATATCAGAAATTTCTGCATAATTGCGCATATAGACCACGGCAAATCAACTCTTGCCGACCGAATATTGGAATATACGGGCTCGCTTACAAAGCGCGAAATGCAAGACCAGATTTTGGATAATATGGAGCTTGAGCGCGAAAAGGGAATTACAATAAAAGCGCGCGCGGTAAAGCTTTTATACAAGGCAAAAGACGGCAACGAATACACACTCAATCTTATCGACACACCGGGACACGTCGACTTCAACTACGAAGTTTCGCGCAGTCTTGCGGCGTGCGAGGGCGCGGTTTTGATAGTTGACGCGGCGCAGGGCGTGGAGGCGCAGACGCTTGCGAATACCTATCTTGCAATAGACCACGACCTTGAAATTGTGCCGGTTATAAACAAAATCGACCTGCCGAGCGCACGTCCCGACGCGGTGAAAGCCGAAATTGAGGACGTTATGGGCTTGGACGCCGAGGACGCACCGCTTATCTCGGCAAAAAACGGCATCGGCATTGAGGACGTTTTGGAGGCGGTCGTTACGAAAATGCCTCCCCCGTCGGGCGACGAAAACGCACCGCTCAAGGCGCTTATTTTCGACTCGTATTACGATTCGTACAAAGGAATTATCGTGTATGTCCGCCTGCGCGACGGCAAAATCAAGCCGGGCGACAAGATTAAGTTTATGTCCACCTCGTCGTGCTTTGATGTTGTAGAAACGGGTTACCTCTCCCCTCTCGGCTTAAATCCGTCAAAATCGCTCTCCGCGGGCGAGGTCGGATATATTGCGGCAAGCATTAAAAACGTGCGCGACGCACGCGTGGGCGACACCATAACGCTTGCGGAAAACGGCGCAAAAGAACCGCTTCCCGGCTACAAAAAGGTTAATCCTATGGTGTTTTCGGGTATATATCCTGCCGACAGCGCAAAATATCCCGACCTCCGCGACGCACTGGAAAAACTTCAGCTCAACGACGCGTCGCTGACATTTGAACCAGAAACCTCGCTTGCACTCGGATTTGGTTTCAGATGCGGATTTTTGGGGCTTTTGCATATGGAAATTATCCAGGAAAGACTGGAGCGCGAGTATAATCTCGACCTTGTGACCACCGCGCCGAGTGTTATTTACAAAATCACCAAAACCGACGGCGAAACGCTGGATATTTCAAACCCGACAAATCTTCCTCCCCAGCAGGAAATCGAATATATGGAGGAACCGATTGTCAAAGCGTCGATAATGGTGCCTACGGAATTTATCGGCAATATTATGGAACTTTGCCAGGAAAGACGCGGAATTTATCACGATATGCAGTATATCGACGATACGCGCGTGAGCCTCAACTACACGCTTCCGCTCAACGAAATCATTTACGACTTTTTTGACGCGCTAAAATCGCGCACACGCGGTTATGCGTCGTTTGACTACGAGCTTACGGGTTATCAGAAATCCGACCTTGTAAAGCTTGATATTATGCTCAACGGCTCGGTTGTGGACGCGCTCTCATTTATCGTCCATTCGTCAAAAGCATATTCGCGCGGACGCAAAATTGCCGAAAAACTTAAAGAATCCATTCCGCGCCAGCTGTTTGAAGTGCCGATACAGGCGGCAATCGGCAATAAAATTATCGCGCGCGAAACGGTTAAGGCAATGCGTAAGGACGTTTTGGCGAAGTGCTACGGCGGTGACATTACGCGAAAGAAAAAACTGCTTGAAAAGCAGAAGGAAGGAAAAAAACGTATGCGTCAGGTCGGCTCGGTAGAAGTTCCGCAGGACGCATTTATGGCGGTTTTGAAGATAGACTGA
- the lepB gene encoding signal peptidase I, with the protein MDNENVTAVPEEEVPPAKNSWQKETVDWIVSIAIAVVLAFIIKAFLFTLVNVSGTSMTPTLADRDKLFVTKLMYKPTVGDIVILKPPADTSKHYVKRVIATAGMTVDIDPVTHDVSVDGEVLDEPYITGKTTEIGHALTYPYTVKEGEVFVLGDNRNPGGSLDSRAIGPIPEKNVDGKVVFRLLPLSSFGSVYK; encoded by the coding sequence TTGGATAATGAAAATGTAACAGCTGTTCCCGAGGAGGAAGTACCTCCTGCAAAAAATTCGTGGCAGAAAGAAACGGTGGATTGGATTGTGTCGATTGCAATAGCAGTGGTTCTTGCGTTCATTATAAAAGCGTTTCTTTTCACGCTCGTAAACGTGAGCGGAACGTCTATGACGCCGACGCTTGCCGACCGCGACAAGCTTTTTGTAACAAAGCTTATGTATAAACCGACAGTCGGCGATATTGTAATTTTAAAACCGCCCGCAGATACAAGCAAGCACTACGTTAAAAGAGTTATCGCAACTGCCGGTATGACGGTTGATATTGACCCCGTAACGCACGACGTTTCGGTTGACGGCGAAGTTCTCGACGAGCCGTATATTACGGGAAAAACCACCGAAATCGGTCACGCTCTCACCTATCCGTACACGGTGAAAGAGGGCGAGGTTTTCGTTTTGGGCGACAACAGAAACCCCGGCGGCAGTTTGGACAGCAGAGCTATCGGACCCATTCCCGAAAAAAATGTTGACGGAAAGGTTGTTTTCAGGCTTCTGCCCCTTTCAAGCTTCGGCAGTGTATATAAATAA
- the rplS gene encoding 50S ribosomal protein L19, which translates to MDILNSITQGQIRNDLPQLNVGDTIKVHVKVTEGNRERIQIFEGTIICKKHGGISETFTVRRVSYGVGVERTFPVNSPKIAKIEVVRSGKVRRAKLYYIRERVGKAAKVKEKIK; encoded by the coding sequence GTGGATATTCTTAACAGCATCACACAAGGTCAGATCAGAAACGACCTTCCGCAGCTTAATGTCGGCGACACAATTAAAGTTCACGTTAAGGTTACAGAAGGAAACCGTGAAAGAATTCAGATTTTTGAAGGTACAATCATCTGCAAAAAACACGGCGGTATTTCCGAAACTTTCACAGTAAGACGTGTTTCTTACGGCGTAGGCGTTGAAAGAACGTTCCCCGTTAACTCGCCCAAGATTGCAAAAATCGAGGTTGTAAGAAGCGGTAAGGTTAGAAGAGCGAAGCTTTACTACATCAGAGAAAGAGTCGGTAAGGCAGCAAAAGTTAAAGAAAAAATCAAATAA
- a CDS encoding serpin family protein: MKKFIAVFTALTLVLSSVCAFAIGEKAGDIYATDIVTYVKGAPITSYNIGGKTVIDAEILNWHYAFDVYWYENERLLDITDKGFDFVSLQAAAGDVVEKIDGKPGDAVGSYYTTDIVTKLNGNVIESYNIGGRTVIVAEEMAKCGYDVAWDENARTLKISFTSDTFAEDTDIGKVSSTKGGTLEKEKTDFYSMGTVRNGSVIFDGGELDVDGKIYRSGWQNTAYIPLVKTLNAINAKYEWNNEDKILTVTYDENAKFPLKDAKNEEWASLARAGFYTSSFPITLLVNGKEYQNRTGLHQYRFNASRSTVNAEIIDGEVYITSNTFADFTGYSTDDGINLYKKVQSSFADELNAKMPADKNYMFSPVSIKLALGLLLNGADGETKDEIVNALGISGVDSFNEYNKKLADTLTTDQNFTLDIANSIFLNTDRAEGEFKEDYTNTLKNYYGAEPMKVTDKNAVSAVNDWVNEKTKGKIPTLAKSNEYSAFLANAIYFKAGWQNEFPASRTAKDTFTDLNGKKTEIDFMNNTEKFRYYTENGVEAAVLPYKMYSYNAESGVGTQSASNLCMVVVKGDGHGKNLSEIAKNASDGTTPVQKLNLKMPKFELKFETPLNKMLMDLGIKTAFTNGADLSKMIDGNICVTDTIHKTYIKVDEKGTEAAAATGIAVGVTSLAPVEEPIDFFLDTPFSYVILDTNSGEILFIGQYSFAE, encoded by the coding sequence ATGAAAAAATTTATTGCGGTATTCACTGCGCTGACGCTCGTTTTATCGTCGGTCTGCGCGTTTGCAATCGGCGAAAAGGCAGGGGATATATATGCGACGGACATCGTTACATATGTAAAAGGTGCGCCGATTACGTCGTACAACATAGGCGGAAAAACGGTTATTGACGCCGAAATTTTAAACTGGCACTATGCGTTTGACGTTTACTGGTATGAAAACGAACGTCTGCTCGACATAACCGACAAAGGTTTCGATTTTGTGTCGCTCCAGGCGGCGGCAGGGGACGTTGTTGAAAAAATCGACGGCAAACCCGGCGACGCGGTTGGCAGTTACTACACGACCGACATTGTGACAAAGCTCAACGGGAATGTGATTGAAAGTTACAACATCGGGGGCAGAACGGTGATTGTTGCCGAAGAAATGGCGAAATGCGGATATGACGTTGCGTGGGACGAAAATGCGCGCACGCTCAAAATTTCGTTTACGTCCGACACGTTCGCCGAGGATACCGACATCGGCAAAGTTTCGTCCACCAAGGGCGGTACTCTCGAAAAAGAAAAAACGGACTTCTATTCTATGGGAACGGTTAGAAACGGTTCGGTTATTTTCGACGGCGGAGAGCTTGACGTTGACGGAAAAATCTACCGCAGCGGCTGGCAAAACACCGCGTATATTCCGCTTGTGAAAACGCTTAACGCGATAAACGCGAAATACGAGTGGAACAACGAGGACAAAATTCTTACCGTTACATATGACGAAAATGCAAAGTTTCCGCTTAAAGACGCGAAAAACGAAGAGTGGGCATCTCTTGCGCGCGCCGGTTTTTACACCTCGTCTTTCCCGATTACGCTTTTGGTGAACGGCAAAGAATATCAGAACAGAACAGGACTTCATCAGTACCGTTTTAACGCGTCACGAAGCACGGTGAATGCTGAAATTATCGACGGCGAAGTTTACATCACAAGCAACACTTTTGCCGATTTTACGGGATATTCCACCGATGACGGCATAAATTTATACAAAAAAGTGCAGTCGTCGTTTGCCGACGAGCTTAACGCAAAAATGCCGGCAGACAAAAATTATATGTTCTCGCCGGTCAGCATAAAGCTTGCGCTGGGGCTTCTTTTGAACGGCGCGGACGGCGAAACGAAAGACGAAATCGTGAATGCGCTTGGAATTTCGGGCGTTGACAGCTTTAACGAATACAACAAAAAGCTTGCCGACACCCTCACAACAGACCAAAATTTCACGCTTGACATTGCAAATTCAATTTTCCTCAACACCGACCGCGCGGAGGGTGAATTTAAAGAGGATTACACAAATACGCTTAAAAATTATTACGGCGCAGAGCCTATGAAAGTGACCGACAAAAACGCGGTTTCGGCGGTGAACGACTGGGTTAACGAGAAAACGAAAGGTAAAATCCCGACGCTTGCAAAAAGCAACGAATACTCGGCATTTCTCGCCAATGCGATTTATTTTAAAGCAGGCTGGCAGAACGAGTTTCCCGCAAGCCGAACGGCAAAAGATACGTTTACCGATTTGAACGGCAAAAAAACCGAGATTGATTTTATGAACAACACCGAAAAATTCCGTTATTATACGGAAAACGGCGTTGAGGCGGCGGTTTTGCCGTATAAAATGTATTCGTATAACGCGGAAAGCGGAGTCGGCACACAGAGCGCGTCGAACCTCTGTATGGTGGTTGTGAAAGGCGACGGACACGGCAAAAATTTAAGCGAAATCGCGAAAAATGCGTCGGACGGCACAACACCGGTGCAGAAACTAAATTTGAAAATGCCGAAATTTGAGCTTAAATTTGAAACGCCGCTCAATAAAATGCTGATGGATTTGGGCATTAAAACGGCATTTACCAACGGCGCGGATTTGTCGAAAATGATAGACGGCAATATTTGCGTGACCGACACAATCCATAAAACGTATATCAAGGTTGACGAGAAAGGCACCGAGGCGGCCGCCGCGACGGGAATTGCGGTCGGCGTGACAAGCCTTGCGCCCGTTGAAGAACCGATTGATTTCTTCCTTGATACACCTTTCAGCTATGTTATTCTCGATACAAATTCGGGAGAAATATTGTTTATCGGACAGTATTCGTTCGCAGAATAA
- a CDS encoding tyrosine-type recombinase/integrase: protein MLTKRKDGRYVKTVTINGRKIYFYSAEVTQRKAEKDIERQMLEYKEQEEKGKPFSAVADEWDTQYRKKVSDINYRKNTSAAYERVADWFGKMPIKSISVAEVNVFINSLIAKGYYKKTIANHKSILNMIFQYAVLNRYVDANPTVEIRLPANLPKKEREMPSTSEIKTVDAHCKGFDFLPYFLLYTGLRISEALALSYEDINFKDKIITINKHLLHDGNRPVIENRTKTENSKRTVVLLDRLAKKIPKNKSGLVFCNDDGSPLTKRQLSCRWKNYQNKYNVHLTAHQLRHAYATMLFEAGVDIKDAQELMGHSDINLTRQIYTHIRETRKEETRKKLNDFQF from the coding sequence ATGTTAACCAAACGAAAAGACGGCCGATATGTAAAGACTGTCACAATAAACGGCAGAAAAATATATTTTTATTCCGCCGAGGTTACACAAAGAAAAGCCGAAAAAGACATTGAACGCCAAATGCTGGAATATAAAGAGCAGGAAGAAAAAGGAAAACCGTTTTCCGCCGTTGCCGACGAATGGGACACACAGTACCGCAAAAAGGTGTCTGATATAAATTATCGGAAAAACACCTCGGCAGCATATGAACGCGTTGCTGATTGGTTCGGAAAAATGCCGATAAAATCCATATCGGTTGCAGAAGTCAATGTTTTTATAAATTCGCTTATAGCAAAAGGATATTACAAAAAGACGATTGCAAATCACAAAAGCATATTAAATATGATTTTTCAGTATGCCGTTCTTAACAGATACGTTGACGCAAACCCGACTGTGGAAATAAGACTTCCGGCAAACTTGCCTAAAAAAGAGAGGGAAATGCCGTCAACATCGGAGATAAAAACAGTAGACGCACATTGTAAAGGTTTTGACTTTCTCCCGTATTTTTTACTGTATACAGGACTTCGTATATCAGAGGCGCTGGCATTAAGCTATGAAGATATAAATTTTAAAGATAAGATTATTACAATAAATAAACATCTTCTGCACGACGGCAACCGCCCCGTTATAGAAAACCGCACAAAAACCGAAAACAGTAAAAGAACGGTTGTATTGCTCGACCGCCTTGCAAAGAAAATTCCGAAAAATAAAAGCGGACTTGTTTTCTGCAACGACGACGGCTCACCTCTTACAAAACGTCAGCTTTCTTGCAGGTGGAAAAATTATCAAAATAAATATAATGTGCACCTAACCGCCCACCAGCTCCGTCACGCATACGCGACAATGCTGTTTGAGGCAGGTGTCGACATCAAAGATGCGCAGGAACTTATGGGGCATTCCGATATAAACCTTACGCGTCAAATATATACCCATATCAGAGAAACGAGAAAAGAAGAAACTCGTAAAAAACTAAATGACTTTCAATTTTAG
- a CDS encoding type I restriction endonuclease produces MFEEKIKSFIGRIEDLKENIKTEEATKTSLIMPFFSMLGYDVFNPMEFVPEYIADVGIKKGEKVDYAIILDNEPTILIEAKSITETLDKHDSQLFRYFGTSNAKFAILTNGVIYKFYTDLEETNKMDTTPFLTVDLLNLRDSDIAELKKFSKENFDKNNILNSASELKYCGLIKAFLKREFTTPSDEFTRLILSSDIYEGRLLQNVVDKFKPLVKKSISAYINEIVNDKIKTALNSETPAEEETEEITGIEPADEIITTAEELQSFYIIKSILGNDIELNRITYKDTVSYFSVLIDNKVTRWVCRIYLKEHTKYLIIPNGDKQEKYNIDKISDIYNLSEQLKTRASALV; encoded by the coding sequence ATGTTTGAAGAAAAAATAAAATCATTTATTGGTCGAATTGAAGATTTAAAAGAGAATATTAAAACGGAAGAAGCAACAAAAACGTCACTCATAATGCCGTTTTTCTCAATGCTCGGATATGATGTGTTTAATCCTATGGAGTTTGTGCCGGAATACATAGCCGACGTAGGAATTAAGAAGGGTGAAAAGGTTGATTATGCGATTATACTCGATAATGAACCTACTATCCTTATAGAAGCAAAAAGCATAACCGAAACATTAGACAAGCACGATTCACAACTCTTTAGATATTTCGGAACGTCAAACGCAAAATTTGCAATCTTGACAAACGGTGTTATATACAAATTTTACACCGACCTTGAAGAAACAAATAAAATGGATACTACACCGTTTTTGACTGTTGACCTTTTGAATTTGCGTGACAGCGATATTGCAGAACTGAAAAAATTCTCAAAAGAAAATTTTGACAAAAATAATATATTAAACAGTGCATCGGAGTTAAAATACTGCGGATTGATTAAAGCATTTTTAAAAAGGGAGTTTACAACTCCTTCTGATGAGTTTACAAGGCTTATTTTATCATCTGATATTTACGAAGGACGGCTCTTGCAAAACGTTGTTGACAAGTTTAAACCGCTTGTTAAGAAGTCGATTTCTGCGTATATAAATGAGATTGTAAATGACAAGATTAAAACGGCGCTTAATAGCGAAACACCAGCCGAAGAGGAAACCGAGGAAATTACCGGAATAGAACCAGCTGACGAAATTATAACGACGGCGGAAGAGTTGCAGTCATTCTATATTATAAAATCAATATTGGGCAATGATATTGAATTAAATCGAATTACATATAAAGACACGGTAAGTTATTTTTCTGTTTTAATTGATAATAAGGTTACTCGTTGGGTTTGTCGCATATACCTCAAAGAACACACTAAATATCTTATTATCCCAAATGGTGATAAACAAGAGAAGTATAATATAGATAAAATATCGGATATTTACAATCTATCCGAGCAACTAAAAACAAGAGCATCTGCGTTAGTTTGA
- a CDS encoding ImmA/IrrE family metallo-endopeptidase has product MTNEKLLELAKEKEIDVQEFNSMPLKGLAVRTDDDIHHIAINKSMCKNSIDEKETLAHEIGHCETGSLYCSTESYCIREKCEENAKRWTINTLIPFDRLLSAVKSGYTECWEIADKLDVTCQLVQQAFEYYINICGYAIE; this is encoded by the coding sequence ATGACAAATGAAAAACTCCTTGAACTTGCCAAAGAAAAAGAAATAGATGTTCAAGAATTTAATTCTATGCCCTTAAAAGGGTTAGCGGTGCGTACCGACGACGATATTCACCATATTGCAATAAATAAAAGTATGTGCAAAAATTCAATAGATGAAAAAGAAACACTCGCACACGAAATCGGACATTGCGAAACAGGTTCGCTCTATTGCTCAACCGAATCATATTGCATACGTGAGAAGTGCGAGGAAAATGCCAAACGCTGGACCATAAACACACTTATTCCGTTTGATAGGCTTTTATCAGCCGTAAAAAGCGGGTATACAGAGTGTTGGGAAATCGCCGATAAACTCGACGTCACTTGCCAACTCGTTCAGCAGGCATTTGAATATTATATAAATATATGCGGTTATGCGATTGAATAA
- a CDS encoding helix-turn-helix domain-containing protein — protein MDINEKIKNRRIELGLTMLEVAKKVGVSEATVSRWESGDIANMRRDKIVLLANALQVPPSFIMDLEEDEPKPVDLDKELEGVRFALYTETEELTDDDKQAVLDFVRFLKSKNKKEE, from the coding sequence ATGGATATAAATGAAAAAATTAAAAACAGACGAATTGAATTAGGTCTTACTATGCTTGAAGTAGCAAAAAAAGTCGGGGTTAGTGAGGCAACCGTTTCCCGCTGGGAGAGCGGTGACATAGCAAATATGCGCCGTGATAAAATTGTACTCCTTGCCAATGCACTCCAAGTACCGCCTTCGTTTATTATGGACTTGGAAGAAGATGAACCGAAACCTGTTGACCTTGACAAAGAACTCGAAGGCGTACGGTTCGCACTCTATACAGAAACAGAAGAGCTTACTGATGACGACAAGCAGGCGGTATTGGATTTTGTGAGATTTTTGAAATCCAAAAATAAAAAAGAGGAGTGA
- a CDS encoding helix-turn-helix domain-containing protein, producing MFNQNLLKAKIIEKGISTIKLCNELGICEATFYRKISRNGDFSRFEIKKITDTLDLSAEERDNIFFAH from the coding sequence TTGTTTAATCAAAATTTACTCAAGGCAAAAATAATAGAAAAAGGTATATCTACAATAAAGCTTTGTAATGAATTGGGTATCTGCGAAGCTACATTTTATCGGAAAATATCACGAAATGGCGATTTTTCAAGATTTGAAATAAAAAAAATTACCGATACACTTGATTTGTCAGCTGAAGAAAGGGATAATATTTTTTTTGCACATTGA
- a CDS encoding helix-turn-helix domain-containing protein: MEKMKYALLRRDMFVQGITQNDISAVLGKSQTYLTTRFHGSKCFTIDEGYKILDVLKVPREKLAEYFPYSGYAQ; this comes from the coding sequence ATGGAAAAGATGAAATACGCGCTTTTGCGCCGGGATATGTTTGTTCAAGGCATAACGCAAAATGACATCAGTGCGGTGCTCGGAAAATCGCAGACATATTTAACGACAAGATTTCACGGAAGCAAGTGCTTTACGATTGACGAGGGTTACAAAATACTTGATGTTTTAAAAGTACCGCGTGAAAAGCTTGCCGAATATTTTCCGTATTCGGGTTACGCGCAGTAG